In Companilactobacillus allii, one genomic interval encodes:
- the manA gene encoding mannose-6-phosphate isomerase, class I translates to MSEPLFLKPVFHNKIWGGRKLETKFGYKIPDGDIGECWAISGHPHGRSLVENGEFSGEFVDDLWNNHSELFGNPKGKVFPLLTKILDAEASLSVQVHPDNDYAWEHEHELGKTECWYIIDAEPGSYLIYGHNAKNKEELDTMIESGDWDHLLRKVPVKTGDFYFVPSGTVHALNKGIMALETQQSSDTTYRLYDYDRVEKSTGKKRELHIKQSEDTITVPHVDPKLDIVTKTEGKNTFTTFVQPPVSPYFAVYRWEIKEPVTLRHNIGKYTLISVISGEGKITVDGKDYDLNKGVHLIVPATVDSWTLDGDLNIIASESGEE, encoded by the coding sequence ATGAGTGAACCATTATTTTTGAAACCTGTTTTTCATAATAAAATTTGGGGTGGTAGAAAGCTTGAAACAAAGTTTGGCTACAAGATACCTGATGGTGATATTGGTGAATGTTGGGCTATTTCTGGACATCCACATGGTAGATCCCTCGTAGAGAACGGTGAGTTCTCTGGTGAGTTCGTTGATGATCTATGGAATAACCATAGTGAATTATTTGGTAATCCAAAAGGTAAGGTCTTTCCTTTGCTTACAAAGATCTTGGATGCTGAAGCTAGTTTGTCAGTTCAAGTACATCCAGACAATGATTATGCATGGGAACATGAACATGAATTAGGTAAGACAGAATGCTGGTACATCATTGATGCTGAACCAGGTTCATATTTAATTTATGGACATAATGCAAAGAACAAAGAAGAACTAGATACAATGATTGAATCAGGTGATTGGGATCATTTATTAAGAAAAGTACCAGTTAAAACCGGTGATTTCTATTTTGTGCCTAGTGGTACAGTTCATGCCTTGAATAAAGGAATTATGGCACTAGAGACACAACAAAGTAGTGATACAACATATCGTTTGTATGATTATGATCGTGTTGAAAAGAGTACTGGTAAGAAACGTGAACTACACATTAAACAATCTGAAGATACAATTACAGTTCCACACGTTGATCCAAAGCTAGATATCGTAACAAAGACTGAAGGAAAGAATACATTCACTACATTTGTACAGCCTCCAGTTTCACCATATTTTGCTGTATATCGTTGGGAAATCAAAGAGCCAGTTACTTTGAGACATAATATTGGCAAGTACACATTGATCTCTGTTATTAGTGGTGAAGGTAAGATTACTGTTGATGGCAAAGATTATGATTTGAATAAAGGTGTGCATTTGATCGTACCTGCAACAGTTGATTCATGGACATTAGATGGTGATTTGAACATTATTGCTTCTGAATCAGGCGAAGAATAG
- a CDS encoding redox-sensing transcriptional repressor Rex has translation MTKTTVPNATIKRLPIYYRYFQFLKDEGTKKISSGELSEGVKIDSATIRRDFSYLGALGKRGYGYDVNNLVAFFKKLLNQDKRTNVALVGVGNLGNALLNYNFSRTNNVRIAAAFDIDESIVGTVKSGVPVYHVNELKEQLNVQQIDVCILTVSSNAAQTTADLLADAGVKGILNFTPVIINVPNSIRVHYVDLANELQTLIFFLDRDKSLEQENEDKE, from the coding sequence ATGACAAAAACAACAGTACCAAACGCAACGATAAAACGTTTACCAATATATTATCGATACTTTCAGTTCTTAAAGGACGAAGGTACCAAGAAAATATCCTCAGGCGAATTGTCTGAAGGAGTAAAAATTGACAGTGCAACTATAAGACGTGACTTCTCATATCTTGGTGCACTTGGCAAGAGAGGATACGGCTACGATGTTAATAATTTGGTAGCTTTCTTTAAGAAACTTTTGAATCAAGACAAGAGAACAAACGTTGCCTTGGTCGGAGTTGGTAATTTAGGGAATGCCTTGTTGAATTATAACTTCTCGAGAACTAATAATGTTCGAATTGCCGCAGCATTTGACATTGATGAATCAATCGTTGGAACTGTTAAGAGCGGTGTTCCTGTTTATCATGTTAATGAACTAAAGGAACAACTCAATGTTCAACAGATCGATGTCTGTATTTTGACAGTATCTTCTAATGCTGCCCAAACAACAGCAGATTTGCTAGCTGATGCTGGTGTTAAAGGAATCTTGAATTTCACGCCGGTTATTATCAATGTGCCTAATTCAATTCGTGTACATTACGTTGATTTGGCTAATGAATTACAAACATTGATATTTTTCTTAGATCGTGACAAGTCATTAGAACAAGAGAACGAAGATAAAGAATAA